The Candidatus Desulfofervidus auxilii genomic sequence CCATCAGCTAAAAAAGAAGCAGAATAAAATGGTTGTAGGTGTTGGGCAAGTTTTATTACGTCTTCCAGGAAATCATTCACTTAAAGGAAAAAGACGTATCTTACGTCAAATAGTAGAAAGGATAAAGCAACGATTTAATATTTCTATAGCTGAAGTGGATGCTCAGGATCAATGGCAATTAATTTATCTAGGTATATCCCAAGTAGGTTTAAATGGTGATAGAATAAGAACAGAGTTAGATAAGGTGCTTAATTTTATTGAAAAGATGAATTTGGTAGAAATTATTGATGTAGAGTTAGAAATTATCCATTTTTCAACAAAAGATATCTTACATGAAAAGTTATCCCCGTGCCTTTAGGATTGCGGAAGTCTTTCAGAGAGAATTAGCAGATATTTTATTAAAAAAAATTGCTGATCCACGTCTTCAAGGTGTGACTATTACAAGAGTTGTAGTTTCTGAGGATTTAAAATTGGCAACAATCTTTTTTGATGTTTGGGACAATAAACAAAAAGTAGAAAGAGCTTTAAAAGGCTTTGATAGTGCACATCATTTTATAAAAAGAGAATTGGCAAAAAGAGTAAGGCTTAAATTTATGCCTGAACTTCGGTTTGAAGTGGAAATTTAAATGGAAATATCAGGTGTATTAATTATCAATAAACCAAAAGGCATTACTTCATTTGGTGTTGTTAAAAAGATAAAACAATGGCTTAAAGTAAAGAAAGCAGGTCATGGTGGTACTCTTGACCCTTTAGCTACAGGAGTATTACCTATTTTTATTAATAAGGCTACCAGAATTGCTGAATATTTTTTATCAATGGAAAAGGTTTATTTGGCTACTATGCGTTTAGGAATTGAGACAGATACTCAAGATATTGAAGGAGAAGTGATAAATGTGTGTGAAAGTATAAACATTAATTTAAATGATTTAGAAAAAGTAATGAAAGAGTTTAGAGGAAAAATTAAACAAATACCTCCAGCTTATGCAGCAATAAAAGTGAAAGGAATACCACTTTATAAGTATGCTAGAAAAGGGATAAAAATAGAATGTTCACCAAGAGAGGTGGAAATTTATGATATAAAAATTATTTCTTTCCATCCACCAGAGGTTGAGTTTGAAGTAACTTGTTCTAAAGGGACTTATATTAGGACACTTTGTGCAGATATAGGGAAAAAACTTGGATGTGGTGCATGTTTATTACGTTTGCACCGGTTAAAAACAGGGCCTTTTAGCATTGAGAAAGCGATTTCTCTTGAAATTTTAAGGGAGGCAATTAAAGCAAAAAAATGGCAAAAATATTTAATAAATATGAATGAAGCTTTGGCTCATTTACCTTCTATTATTGTAGATGGGATTCAAGAAAAAAAGATTAAATTGGGTCAATCTATCTTTTGGCCTGAAAAATTGACAAATTCAATATTTCGTGGCTTAAACAAAGAGAAAAAATTGATTGCTTTATTAAGACCTTATCCTTTAGAAAAAGGAATGCGATTACATCCAATAAAAGTATTTGAAGGAGGGGAAAATGGCATTAATGCCTGAACAAAAACAAGAAATTATTAAAGAATTCCAACTTCATCCAAAAGATACTGGTTCTCCAGAAGTTCAAATTGCACTTTTAACTAAACGCATTGAATATTTGACAGAGCATTTTAAAATACATAAAAAAGATTTCCATTCACGGCGAGGTTTATTAAAACTTGTAGGTAAAAGGAAACGTTTGCTTAATTATTTAAAAGAAAAAGATATTGAAAGGTATCGTCGGCTTATTCAAAGGCTTGGTTTGAGAAAATAAAAATAAAGAGGAAAAAAGATGGAGATAAAGGAACAGATAGAATGGGCAGGCAGGACTTTTTCTATTTCTTATGGAAAAGTAGCTCATCAAGCTAATGGAGCAGTACTTGTAAGTTATGCTGATACAGTTGTTTTAGTAACAGCTGTTATGGGAGGAGAGACAATTTCTTCTGATTTTTTACCATTAACAGTAGAATATCAAGAGATGTCCTATGCAGCTGGTAGGATTCCGGGTGGTTTTTTTAAAAGAGAGATAGGTCGACCAAGTGATAAAGAAATTCTTACATCTCGTCTTATTGATCGTCCCCTAAGACCCTTATTCCCAGATGGATTTTCACATGAAGTTCAAATTATTGCTACTGTGCTTTCAGCTGATCAAGAAAATGACCCAGATATTTTAGCTATGATAGGAGCATCAGCAGCTTTACTTATTTCTGATATTCCATTTGCTACTCCTATTGCTGGAGTAAGAGTAGGAAGAGTTAGAGGTGAATGGGTAATTAATCCTACAAGGACTCAACTTCAAGAAAGTGAGTTAAATATTGTAGTAGCTGGTCATGAAAAAGGAATAGTAATGGTTGAAGGTGAGGCACTTTTTGTACCTGAAGAAACTGTGCTTGAAGCTATTTTCGTTGGTAAAAAGGCTTTAGAACCTATTCTTTCTTTACAAAAATCATTACAAAAAAAAGTAGGTAAACCTAAGTTGGAAATTACAACCTGTGTAGATTCAGAACTTATAGAAAAAATGAAAATTTATTTGCCTGCTATAGAGGATGCAATAAAAATTCCTGAAAAACTCCTTCGACATGCACATTTAAAAGATATATTTAATCAGGCAGTACAGGATTTATTAATCAGTGATGAAAATCTACCTCAAGCAAAGGCAATTTTTTTAGATTTAGAAAAAGAAGTTATACGGCAAAAGATCCTTGAGGAAGGGAAACGTATTGATGGTCGTGGTTTTAAAGATATAAGGCCTATATATTGTGAAGTAGGAATATTACCCCGTACACATGGATCAGCCTTATTTAAAAGAGGTGAGACTCAAGTATTGGTTGTAACTACTCTTGGAACATCTGAAGACGAGCAAAAAATTGAGGCTCTTTATGGTGAAAGTTTTAAGTCTTTTATGGTGCATTATAATTTCCCACCTTATTGTGTAGGAGAAGTAAAAAGATTACGTGGCCCTTCAAGAAGGGAAATAGGTCATGGTGCATTGGCTGAAAGGGCTTTAAAGCCAGTTATTCCAAAAGAAGAAGAATTTCCTTATACTATAAGAGTAGTTTCAGAAGTATTGGAATCAAATGGTTCTTCCTCTATGGCTACTGTATGTGGTGGTTCTCTTTCACTTATGGATGCGGGTGTGCCGATAAAGAAAAGTGTAGCAGGTATCGCAATGGGGTTGATAAAAGAGGATGATAAAATAGTTATTCTTTCTGATATTTTAGGTGATGAGGATCACTGTGGGGATATGGATTTTAAGGTTGCTGGTACACGTGAGGGAATAACAGCTATTCAAATGGATATTAAAATTGAGGGTGTAACTAAAGAGATTCTTCATCAAGCATTAATTCAAGCAAGAGAGGGTAGATTTTTCATATTAGATAAAATGGAAGCCACACTTTCTGCTCCTAAACCTCAGATTTCTCCTTATGCTCCTAAAGTAACTATAGTTGAGATTTCTCCAGAAAAAATTGCCAATCTTATTGGCCCTGGTGGTAGAGTTATTAAGGATATTATTACAAAAACAGGCGTAACTATAGATATAAAAGAAACAGGTAAAGTACATATTATATCTAATAATGAAGAAGCTATTCAAAAAGCAGCAGAACTTGTAAAACAAGTAACACAAGATATAGAAGTGGGAAGATTATATATTGGTAAAGTAAAAAGGGTTATGGATTTTGGTGCATTAGTAGAAATTTTGCCTGGAATTATAGGAATGGTTCATATTTCTGAGCTTGATCATAGACGTGTGCAAAAGGTAAGTGATGTTTTGAAAGAGGGAGATGAGGTGCTTGTAAGGGTGCTAGAAGTAGAAAAAGATGGTAGAATTAAGTTAAGCCGTAAGGCAGCTCTTTCTCCTCATATTCACTTAAGAAGAAGAGGTGGACACAAGTCTTAAAATTCTTGTAAAAGTTAAAATTTTACGCCAAGGTGTCTCTTTACCTGCTTATATGACACCAAATGCAGCAGGAATGGATATTTTTGCAGCTATTGAAAAACCTGTTGATTTATTACCAGGAGATATTGTTCTTATTCCTACAGGCATTGCTATTGCTTTACCTCCTGGTTTTGAAGCACAAATAAGACCGAGGAGTGGGTTGGCTATAAAACACGGTATTACTCTTATCAATTCACCAGGTACTATTGATCAGGATTATAGGGGTGAAATAAAGGTAGCCATTATCAATTTTGGGAAAAAACCATATAGAATCTTTCCAGGAGATAGAATTGCTCAACTAGTAGTATCTCCTATAGTAAAGGTAAAGTGGGAGGTGGTAACAGAATTACCTCCA encodes the following:
- the rpsO gene encoding 30S ribosomal protein S15, with protein sequence MALMPEQKQEIIKEFQLHPKDTGSPEVQIALLTKRIEYLTEHFKIHKKDFHSRRGLLKLVGKRKRLLNYLKEKDIERYRRLIQRLGLRK
- a CDS encoding DUF503 domain-containing protein, with the translated sequence MVVGVGQVLLRLPGNHSLKGKRRILRQIVERIKQRFNISIAEVDAQDQWQLIYLGISQVGLNGDRIRTELDKVLNFIEKMNLVEIIDVELEIIHFSTKDILHEKLSPCL
- the rbfA gene encoding 30S ribosome-binding factor RbfA — encoded protein: MKSYPRAFRIAEVFQRELADILLKKIADPRLQGVTITRVVVSEDLKLATIFFDVWDNKQKVERALKGFDSAHHFIKRELAKRVRLKFMPELRFEVEI
- the dut gene encoding dUTP diphosphatase; its protein translation is MTPNAAGMDIFAAIEKPVDLLPGDIVLIPTGIAIALPPGFEAQIRPRSGLAIKHGITLINSPGTIDQDYRGEIKVAIINFGKKPYRIFPGDRIAQLVVSPIVKVKWEVVTELPPSKRAEGGFGHTGR
- the pnp gene encoding polyribonucleotide nucleotidyltransferase; the protein is MEIKEQIEWAGRTFSISYGKVAHQANGAVLVSYADTVVLVTAVMGGETISSDFLPLTVEYQEMSYAAGRIPGGFFKREIGRPSDKEILTSRLIDRPLRPLFPDGFSHEVQIIATVLSADQENDPDILAMIGASAALLISDIPFATPIAGVRVGRVRGEWVINPTRTQLQESELNIVVAGHEKGIVMVEGEALFVPEETVLEAIFVGKKALEPILSLQKSLQKKVGKPKLEITTCVDSELIEKMKIYLPAIEDAIKIPEKLLRHAHLKDIFNQAVQDLLISDENLPQAKAIFLDLEKEVIRQKILEEGKRIDGRGFKDIRPIYCEVGILPRTHGSALFKRGETQVLVVTTLGTSEDEQKIEALYGESFKSFMVHYNFPPYCVGEVKRLRGPSRREIGHGALAERALKPVIPKEEEFPYTIRVVSEVLESNGSSSMATVCGGSLSLMDAGVPIKKSVAGIAMGLIKEDDKIVILSDILGDEDHCGDMDFKVAGTREGITAIQMDIKIEGVTKEILHQALIQAREGRFFILDKMEATLSAPKPQISPYAPKVTIVEISPEKIANLIGPGGRVIKDIITKTGVTIDIKETGKVHIISNNEEAIQKAAELVKQVTQDIEVGRLYIGKVKRVMDFGALVEILPGIIGMVHISELDHRRVQKVSDVLKEGDEVLVRVLEVEKDGRIKLSRKAALSPHIHLRRRGGHKS
- the truB gene encoding tRNA pseudouridine(55) synthase TruB, producing the protein MEISGVLIINKPKGITSFGVVKKIKQWLKVKKAGHGGTLDPLATGVLPIFINKATRIAEYFLSMEKVYLATMRLGIETDTQDIEGEVINVCESININLNDLEKVMKEFRGKIKQIPPAYAAIKVKGIPLYKYARKGIKIECSPREVEIYDIKIISFHPPEVEFEVTCSKGTYIRTLCADIGKKLGCGACLLRLHRLKTGPFSIEKAISLEILREAIKAKKWQKYLINMNEALAHLPSIIVDGIQEKKIKLGQSIFWPEKLTNSIFRGLNKEKKLIALLRPYPLEKGMRLHPIKVFEGGENGINA